One window of Halorubrum depositum genomic DNA carries:
- a CDS encoding arsenic resistance protein: MDFVEKYQSVFVIIAILSGLVLGQIAGVPPIADSLILPFLMVMLFAAFTGIPLSRLRAAFGNRRVVGSSLLVNFIWSPLLAVALGAVFLRDHPALWVGLIMLMVTPCTDWYLIFTDIADGDVPLATSILPYNLVLQLILLPLYLYVFAGELVALPMELLIESVVLVLVVPLVVGGLARWALTRQKGTQWFKQHFLPKLSPLQIIFLSLAIGAMFASQGELILENPGLLALLAVPVLVFYAINLGIGFGVGQVLSFSYKEMVCFNNTILSRNSPTALAIAVVAFPNEPLIPLALVIGPLLELPLLGFIAQIHLAIRNREWWPFDPATVFSRD, from the coding sequence ATGGATTTCGTCGAGAAGTACCAGAGTGTATTCGTTATTATTGCGATTCTGAGTGGGTTAGTGCTCGGTCAGATCGCTGGTGTTCCGCCGATTGCGGACTCACTCATTCTCCCGTTCTTGATGGTGATGCTGTTCGCCGCGTTCACCGGAATCCCACTCTCTCGCCTCCGGGCAGCGTTCGGAAATCGTCGTGTAGTCGGGTCTAGTCTTCTGGTCAATTTCATCTGGAGTCCGCTGTTAGCGGTGGCACTCGGCGCGGTTTTCCTTCGAGATCACCCTGCCCTGTGGGTCGGACTCATCATGCTGATGGTGACACCATGTACGGATTGGTATCTCATTTTCACCGATATTGCGGACGGAGATGTTCCGCTGGCTACCTCTATTCTCCCGTACAACCTCGTTCTCCAGTTGATACTGCTTCCACTCTACTTGTACGTCTTCGCGGGCGAACTGGTCGCGTTACCGATGGAGCTGCTGATCGAAAGCGTCGTTCTCGTACTCGTCGTCCCGCTTGTGGTTGGTGGACTTGCTCGGTGGGCATTGACCCGACAAAAGGGGACGCAGTGGTTCAAGCAGCACTTCCTGCCGAAATTGAGTCCGCTCCAGATTATTTTCCTCAGTCTCGCCATCGGCGCAATGTTCGCTTCGCAGGGGGAGCTAATCCTCGAAAACCCCGGATTACTTGCTCTTCTCGCGGTTCCCGTTCTCGTCTTCTATGCGATCAATCTCGGCATCGGGTTTGGCGTCGGACAAGTACTCTCGTTCTCCTACAAGGAGATGGTCTGTTTCAACAACACGATCCTCTCACGGAACTCACCGACGGCCCTCGCAATTGCCGTCGTCGCGTTCCCGAACGAGCCGCTCATCCCGCTCGCACTGGTTATTGGGCCGCTGTTGGAACTTCCGCTGTTAGGCTTCATT
- the coxB gene encoding cytochrome c oxidase subunit II produces the protein MIDPIILQQGSDWRAQAEVFDEIFFVFLALGTLVGTIVVAYTLWNVFKYRDDGSEPKEDFDAPIVGELPTGQGGPKAKKLFLSFGLSAIVVISLVVYAYGLLLYVEEGPDTSDAGNIEITVEGYQFGWEYIYPNGYSTRGEMIVPADQRIDLNVTSRDVWHNFGSSELRIKSDAIPGEYSSTWFSVSSEDVEAQGGEATYRVECFELCGAGHSAMTGQITVLPQDEWEEWYAGTQGENTSSVDSAGAGNASSVDNAVIRGAPA, from the coding sequence ATGATAGATCCAATTATCCTGCAACAGGGGAGCGACTGGCGCGCGCAGGCGGAGGTCTTCGACGAGATCTTCTTCGTCTTCCTCGCGCTCGGTACGCTCGTCGGCACAATCGTCGTCGCGTACACGCTGTGGAACGTGTTCAAATATCGCGACGACGGCAGTGAACCGAAGGAGGACTTTGACGCGCCGATCGTCGGTGAACTCCCGACCGGACAGGGCGGTCCGAAAGCGAAGAAGCTCTTCCTGTCGTTCGGATTGAGCGCGATCGTCGTCATCAGCCTTGTCGTGTACGCGTACGGACTCCTCCTCTACGTCGAAGAGGGTCCAGACACGAGCGACGCGGGGAATATCGAAATCACCGTCGAGGGGTACCAGTTCGGTTGGGAGTACATCTATCCGAACGGTTACTCCACGAGGGGCGAGATGATCGTTCCGGCCGATCAGCGGATCGACCTCAACGTGACTTCACGCGACGTGTGGCACAACTTCGGCTCGTCGGAGTTACGGATAAAATCCGACGCCATCCCCGGAGAGTACAGTAGTACCTGGTTCTCCGTGAGTTCCGAGGACGTTGAAGCACAGGGTGGCGAAGCAACTTACCGAGTCGAGTGCTTCGAACTCTGCGGCGCGGGCCACTCTGCGATGACTGGTCAAATCACGGTGCTCCCGCAAGACGAGTGGGAAGAATGGTATGCTGGAACCCAAGGTGAAAACACTTCTAGTGTCGACAGCGCTGGCGCCGGAAATGCCTCCAGCGTTGACAACGCAGTCATTCGAGGTGCCCCCGCATGA